The Sulfurospirillum halorespirans DSM 13726 genome has a window encoding:
- a CDS encoding molybdopterin-dependent oxidoreductase, whose protein sequence is MIAGEGYAFAKTGVSKIENAKENYPNTSYTETMYRNEFGFTYGTKEEHGFAYHCVNCQGNCSWEIWSNNGVVTRENQSSRYPSINAKVPDFNPRGCNKGVQHSQIMYEKDRLLYPMKRMGKRGEGKWKRISWDEASSEVAQKIWDVMVDPKKGPEKLMVHAGTGLLTEGRRGGPLRLSTQLGAVRIYPASYLGDMFSGAAIAYGEGNLGCTYDFMYTVNTAVFWGGNPSVSRIPDAHFVWEGKYNGAKIIVITPEFNASARAADLWIPIKAGSDNILAMSVIYEILNAKMYKPAFAKTYTDLPFLVRVDTKKLLRRSEMEKGKDEKEHHSFDEQFYAWNAKTNAPAIMPGSEGSEHKTLRLSDFGIEPLLEGEFEVTLLSGEKVKVTTVFEMLKRSTAHFSPEATQKETGVHPDTVRQLARDIALPKVVEITTGFSLNKYFNGMMSIWNIASICGLTGRMGPYGGLNTENEFQLSGLEALSGFSGKYTARFGSGFVGEFILGDGMKTFEKYFSDADVRRAQNGMSKEEYMKVVSLLLEKGKDGKEKGVKPHWTPEVALIVADSKFRRNKGNDYKEAFLKKTKYFAYVDTRMSEAAVYADILLPAKSHYEVWDIRSSPGYHRFTNLAQPAKNLKPVGESMDEWSMFSLITKKLEEIANKPENKEKAKVKDDKRYAKEGFHDLSIVHQEFTNSDEESRSEMEPLLGTDKQAVEAALANCVQYEPWTIEKMYKTGGFLQLNEKAAKSSPLYADRPFNSNEDHLFKFQRLETLSGRQTFYVDHDMYIKMGAQTNTGMQGIRPDTKAHPFAMLTPHARWSIHSNYKTSRTLLRLQRGVPAIQVNREVAKMKGIKDGDSIRIFNAIGEFYAMAKLSSSCPPDGIVLEDGWEPYMYKNKRGHNEVVPTALNLLEMADGWGHLKFGGLWDGNQYAYDGAVNFEKARG, encoded by the coding sequence ACCCCAATACGAGCTACACCGAAACCATGTACCGTAATGAGTTTGGATTTACCTACGGTACAAAAGAGGAGCATGGCTTTGCCTACCACTGTGTGAACTGTCAAGGTAACTGCTCGTGGGAAATTTGGTCAAATAACGGCGTTGTGACGCGTGAAAACCAATCTTCACGTTATCCATCCATCAATGCAAAAGTGCCAGACTTTAACCCAAGAGGGTGCAATAAGGGTGTGCAACACTCACAGATCATGTATGAAAAAGACCGATTGCTCTACCCTATGAAACGTATGGGCAAAAGAGGCGAGGGAAAATGGAAGCGCATCAGTTGGGATGAAGCCTCTAGCGAAGTCGCACAAAAGATTTGGGATGTGATGGTTGACCCTAAAAAAGGTCCTGAGAAGTTAATGGTACATGCAGGAACAGGTCTTTTAACCGAAGGCAGACGTGGTGGTCCTCTTCGTCTCTCAACGCAACTAGGAGCCGTGCGAATTTATCCAGCGTCCTACCTTGGCGATATGTTCAGCGGTGCGGCGATTGCCTATGGTGAAGGAAATCTTGGCTGCACGTATGACTTTATGTACACGGTGAACACCGCAGTCTTTTGGGGTGGGAACCCTTCGGTCTCACGTATTCCTGATGCGCACTTTGTATGGGAAGGTAAATACAATGGTGCGAAAATCATCGTCATTACCCCTGAGTTTAATGCAAGCGCACGTGCAGCAGATTTGTGGATACCCATCAAAGCAGGAAGTGACAACATTCTTGCGATGAGTGTTATCTATGAGATTTTAAATGCAAAGATGTACAAACCCGCTTTTGCAAAAACCTATACCGATCTTCCTTTTTTAGTGAGAGTTGACACCAAGAAACTATTGCGACGCTCCGAGATGGAAAAAGGCAAAGATGAAAAAGAACACCACAGCTTTGATGAGCAATTTTACGCATGGAATGCCAAGACCAATGCGCCTGCCATCATGCCTGGAAGTGAAGGGAGTGAGCATAAAACCTTGCGTCTAAGCGACTTTGGCATTGAGCCACTCTTGGAGGGTGAATTTGAAGTTACACTTTTAAGTGGTGAAAAAGTGAAAGTGACCACTGTTTTTGAGATGTTAAAGCGAAGCACTGCACACTTCAGTCCCGAAGCGACTCAAAAAGAGACGGGAGTTCATCCAGACACGGTACGTCAACTTGCACGTGACATCGCCCTTCCCAAAGTTGTCGAGATCACCACAGGCTTTAGTTTGAACAAATACTTTAATGGCATGATGTCTATCTGGAACATCGCTTCTATCTGCGGTTTAACAGGTCGCATGGGACCGTATGGCGGACTTAATACCGAAAATGAGTTCCAACTCAGCGGTCTGGAAGCGCTGAGTGGTTTTAGTGGTAAATACACCGCACGCTTTGGTTCAGGTTTTGTGGGTGAGTTTATTTTGGGCGATGGCATGAAGACGTTTGAGAAGTATTTTAGCGATGCCGATGTTAGGCGAGCACAAAATGGGATGAGCAAAGAGGAGTATATGAAGGTTGTTTCATTGCTGCTTGAAAAAGGCAAAGACGGCAAAGAAAAAGGGGTTAAACCTCATTGGACGCCTGAAGTAGCACTTATTGTGGCTGATTCAAAATTCAGACGTAACAAAGGTAATGACTATAAAGAAGCTTTTTTGAAAAAAACCAAATATTTTGCGTATGTCGATACCCGTATGAGCGAAGCGGCTGTTTATGCCGACATCTTACTTCCAGCCAAAAGCCACTATGAGGTGTGGGATATACGAAGTAGCCCTGGGTATCATCGCTTTACCAACTTAGCGCAACCGGCTAAAAACCTCAAACCTGTGGGTGAATCGATGGATGAGTGGAGTATGTTCTCGCTCATTACCAAAAAGCTTGAAGAGATCGCCAACAAGCCTGAGAACAAAGAAAAAGCCAAAGTCAAAGATGACAAACGCTATGCCAAAGAGGGTTTTCATGACCTAAGCATCGTGCATCAAGAGTTTACGAACAGCGATGAAGAGAGTCGCTCTGAGATGGAGCCACTCTTAGGCACTGACAAGCAAGCGGTGGAAGCAGCATTGGCGAACTGTGTGCAGTATGAGCCGTGGACGATTGAGAAGATGTACAAAACGGGTGGTTTTTTACAGCTTAACGAAAAAGCGGCGAAAAGTTCACCACTCTATGCCGATCGTCCGTTTAACTCTAACGAAGATCATCTCTTTAAATTTCAACGCCTAGAGACACTCAGCGGTCGTCAAACCTTTTACGTGGATCATGATATGTACATTAAGATGGGAGCACAAACCAACACCGGTATGCAAGGCATTCGTCCCGATACTAAAGCCCATCCGTTTGCCATGTTAACACCGCATGCAAGATGGAGTATTCACTCCAATTACAAAACAAGCCGTACCCTGCTTCGTTTACAAAGAGGTGTTCCTGCGATTCAAGTGAATCGTGAAGTGGCTAAAATGAAGGGGATTAAAGACGGCGATTCGATTCGCATTTTTAACGCTATTGGCGAGTTTTATGCGATGGCAAAATTGAGCTCTTCGTGTCCACCCGATGGTATTGTTTTAGAAGATGGATGGGAACCGTATATGTACAAAAATAAACGAGGACATAACGAAGTCGTACCGACAGCGCTCAATCTTTTGGAGATGGCAGATGGCTGGGGGCACTTGAAGTTTGGGGGACTTTGGGATGGAAATCAATACGCTTACGATGGCGCGGTCAATTTTGAAAAGGCAAGGGGGTAA